One window from the genome of Halococcus agarilyticus encodes:
- a CDS encoding MogA/MoaB family molybdenum cofactor biosynthesis protein, whose amino-acid sequence MRHTDGGDPDDAHGDDHEHGHADHGGDHAAHDHADPVHAHAHDFGPIGVGIVTVSTSRTLEDDPAGDAIAAAIEDTEHEVATRELVDDDHDGIQGSVDALVGREDVDCVVTTGGTGVTPDDVTIEAIRSLFGKELPGFGELFRALSREEIGTRVVATRATAGIVDRSSSGGGTEDAGNGVPVFCLPGSEDAARLGVDVVIEEAPHLAGLAARDEE is encoded by the coding sequence ATGCGACACACCGACGGCGGCGACCCCGACGACGCACACGGCGACGATCACGAGCACGGTCACGCCGATCACGGGGGCGACCACGCTGCCCACGACCACGCAGACCCCGTCCACGCCCACGCTCACGATTTCGGTCCGATCGGGGTCGGGATCGTGACGGTCTCGACCAGCCGAACCCTGGAGGACGATCCCGCAGGCGACGCGATCGCGGCCGCGATCGAGGACACCGAGCACGAGGTCGCGACCCGCGAACTCGTCGACGACGACCACGACGGCATCCAGGGCAGCGTCGACGCCCTCGTCGGGCGCGAGGACGTCGACTGCGTCGTCACCACCGGCGGGACGGGCGTCACACCCGACGACGTGACCATCGAAGCCATCAGATCGCTGTTCGGGAAGGAGCTTCCCGGGTTCGGCGAACTGTTCCGCGCGCTCTCGCGTGAGGAGATCGGGACGCGAGTCGTCGCCACCCGCGCGACCGCGGGGATCGTCGACCGGAGTTCGAGCGGCGGCGGGACCGAGGACGCCGGCAACGGCGTGCCGGTGTTCTGCCTGCCCGGCAGCGAGGACGCCGCCCGCCTCGGCGTCGACGTCGTGATCGAGGAAGCGCCCCATCTCGCCGGGCTCGCGGCGCGCGACGAGGAGTAG
- a CDS encoding Gfo/Idh/MocA family protein, producing MRFGILGTANIGRTAVLPAIEATDHEVLAVASRDEGRARAFADECDVPRAHGSYEALLTDDDVEAVYNPLPNAHHAEWTKRAADAGCHVLCEKPLTVDAAEARDLGAYCDERGVTLMEAFMYRYHPRTERAVAVVREQLDDVRFVKSSFQFPLGRDAEDIRLDPDFAGGSLMDVGCYAVTAARLFLGEPDRAYASATDSRDCGVDTQLTGLLEYSDGATAEVSCSFDTQDTQFYRVEAGNGWLEADPAFVPREGDRATLRYSVDGREVTETFSDVDQYRRQVEHFVDAIHDDRRPRTDAREAERTMAVIDALAESADRGTPIDVGE from the coding sequence ATGCGATTCGGCATTCTCGGCACGGCGAACATCGGACGAACCGCAGTGCTCCCGGCCATCGAGGCGACGGATCACGAAGTGCTCGCGGTCGCCTCCCGCGACGAGGGGCGCGCCCGAGCCTTCGCCGACGAGTGTGACGTTCCCCGGGCGCACGGCTCCTACGAGGCGTTGCTCACGGACGACGATGTCGAGGCGGTGTACAACCCGCTGCCGAACGCCCACCACGCCGAGTGGACGAAGCGCGCGGCCGACGCGGGCTGTCACGTCCTCTGTGAGAAACCGCTGACCGTCGACGCGGCCGAGGCGCGCGACCTCGGCGCGTACTGCGACGAGCGCGGCGTCACCCTGATGGAGGCGTTCATGTATCGCTATCACCCGCGGACCGAGCGCGCAGTCGCGGTGGTGCGCGAGCAACTCGACGACGTCCGGTTCGTGAAGTCGTCCTTCCAGTTCCCGCTCGGCCGCGACGCCGAGGACATCCGGCTCGATCCCGACTTCGCCGGTGGAAGCCTGATGGACGTCGGGTGTTACGCCGTCACCGCCGCACGGCTGTTCCTCGGTGAACCGGATCGCGCGTACGCGAGCGCGACCGACAGCCGGGACTGTGGCGTCGACACCCAGCTCACGGGACTGCTCGAATATTCCGACGGCGCGACCGCCGAGGTGTCGTGTAGCTTCGACACCCAGGATACCCAGTTCTACCGGGTCGAGGCCGGAAACGGGTGGCTCGAAGCCGACCCGGCGTTCGTCCCGCGCGAGGGCGACCGGGCCACGCTCCGGTATTCGGTCGACGGCCGCGAGGTCACCGAGACGTTCTCGGACGTCGATCAGTACCGTCGCCAGGTCGAACACTTCGTCGACGCTATCCACGACGACCGCCGACCACGGACCGACGCCCGCGAGGCCGAGCGCACGATGGCGGTCATCGACGCGCTCGCCGAGAGTGCGGATCGGGGAACGCCGATCGACGTGGGCGAGTGA